A stretch of Oceaniferula marina DNA encodes these proteins:
- a CDS encoding phosphate ABC transporter substrate-binding protein, whose product MKMIQSTAAAIAALAMTASVQADSKIVIKGSDTLGAKLVPQLKEAYVQAGNKVDIEIQAQGSSHAFSNLLAGSADIGMSSRKVKDSETDKFNAAGKKLVEHVAAWDMIAVIVNDKNPVRKLTLKQIEGIFTGDITDWSQVGGKSGKISVYTRNTSSGTYKSFQKLGMSKRDYATHCQKMEGNQQIATEVSKNPLGIGYVGLAYSKGESYRAVKVDNVAASPSKVAKYPLARKLFYYTIGEPAGESAKFLDWATSSDKAAEVVGTVGFIPTSAAK is encoded by the coding sequence ATGAAAATGATCCAATCCACAGCGGCCGCCATCGCAGCCCTCGCCATGACGGCATCGGTCCAAGCTGATTCCAAAATCGTGATCAAAGGTTCTGACACCCTCGGTGCCAAGCTCGTTCCCCAGCTCAAAGAGGCATATGTCCAAGCGGGCAACAAGGTGGACATCGAAATTCAAGCGCAGGGTTCTTCACACGCGTTCAGCAACCTTCTTGCCGGATCGGCAGACATTGGAATGTCCAGCCGCAAGGTCAAAGATTCTGAAACCGACAAGTTCAACGCCGCTGGAAAAAAACTCGTTGAGCATGTTGCCGCATGGGACATGATCGCCGTCATCGTCAACGATAAGAACCCAGTCCGCAAGCTGACCCTCAAACAAATCGAAGGTATTTTCACTGGTGACATCACGGACTGGAGTCAGGTCGGAGGCAAAAGCGGCAAGATCTCGGTCTATACACGCAACACCTCATCCGGAACCTACAAGAGCTTCCAAAAACTCGGCATGTCCAAGCGCGATTACGCCACCCACTGCCAGAAAATGGAAGGCAACCAGCAAATTGCCACCGAGGTTTCCAAAAACCCACTCGGCATCGGCTACGTTGGACTCGCCTACTCCAAGGGTGAGAGCTACCGCGCGGTTAAGGTCGACAACGTCGCTGCAAGCCCGAGCAAAGTGGCTAAGTATCCACTTGCCCGTAAGCTCTTCTACTACACCATCGGCGAACCTGCCGGTGAATCAGCCAAATTTCTGGATTGGGCCACATCAAGTGACAAAGCTGCCGAGGTCGTCGGAACAGTTGGATTCATCCCAACCTCCGCAGCCAAGTAA
- a CDS encoding NINE protein, translating to MGHTQTSTHSTAVGYILWIFGFLGAHRFYFGKQITGVIWFFTFGLFFIGWIIDLFLIPSLAKQASTRYQKGRYDYTAAWILQTFLGVFGAHRFYLGKIGTGILWFFTAGLFGIGYIYDYFSLNAQVDQANRS from the coding sequence ATGGGCCACACTCAGACAAGCACACACTCCACAGCCGTCGGATACATCCTCTGGATTTTTGGTTTCCTCGGAGCCCACCGGTTTTATTTTGGCAAACAAATAACCGGGGTTATCTGGTTCTTCACCTTCGGCCTGTTTTTCATTGGCTGGATCATCGACCTCTTTTTGATCCCCTCGTTGGCCAAACAAGCCAGCACACGCTATCAAAAGGGGCGTTACGATTACACCGCGGCATGGATTCTCCAAACCTTCCTCGGAGTCTTTGGAGCGCATCGATTTTATCTGGGAAAAATCGGAACAGGCATTCTTTGGTTCTTTACAGCCGGTCTCTTTGGAATCGGCTATATCTACGACTACTTCAGCTTAAATGCTCAAGTCGACCAAGCCAACCGAAGCTAA
- a CDS encoding ATP-binding protein produces the protein MLELLLIVIVLITLAWAAYQHRQHQNERELQGKLNQRVRREALRERDELLDALGDAFLLVGETSQIIFANACAKSLVRGRKLIGHSIMEAFLDDQLSVAIMKCIRTGQPMQDRVVLHSSYTPLGAAGEDGISAWEIDAAPLSGYAQDGEDHAITRVVIRDVTAEYKADQVRRDFVANASHELRTPMSIINGYLENLLDDNVLDEPKMARKFLETMRKHGERISRLVEDMLMISKMESGDSMALNVEEFDFRSCVQDVVDRLEPMIVKQSASVVMEIQPTDLSLSGDRFYWTQVIFNLIENALKQNPAPGLRVTVKGYRKDGELIVSVCDDGVGIPSADLPYIFKRFYRVQKHHSQSEIKGTGLGLSIVVRAVEAHGGDISASSVPGQMTCFTVRLPGAPEL, from the coding sequence ATGTTAGAATTATTACTCATTGTGATCGTGCTGATCACGCTTGCTTGGGCAGCCTATCAGCATCGCCAACATCAAAACGAGCGAGAGCTTCAGGGTAAGTTAAACCAGAGGGTTCGGCGTGAGGCATTGCGGGAACGTGACGAGCTGTTGGATGCGCTTGGCGATGCGTTTTTATTGGTTGGTGAAACCAGTCAGATCATTTTTGCCAATGCCTGTGCCAAATCCTTGGTTCGAGGCCGAAAGTTGATCGGACATAGCATCATGGAAGCGTTCCTCGACGACCAGCTTTCTGTTGCCATCATGAAGTGTATTCGCACTGGGCAGCCTATGCAGGATCGTGTCGTTTTGCATTCCTCCTACACCCCTTTGGGGGCGGCTGGCGAAGATGGGATCAGTGCCTGGGAGATTGATGCGGCCCCCTTGTCTGGTTATGCTCAAGACGGCGAGGATCATGCCATCACTCGCGTTGTGATTCGGGATGTGACCGCTGAGTACAAGGCGGATCAGGTCAGGCGTGATTTTGTTGCAAACGCATCCCATGAGCTGAGGACTCCGATGTCGATTATCAACGGATACCTTGAAAATCTGTTGGATGACAATGTGCTGGATGAGCCTAAAATGGCGAGGAAGTTTTTGGAGACGATGCGCAAGCATGGGGAGCGTATTTCCAGATTGGTGGAAGATATGTTAATGATTTCCAAAATGGAGTCCGGGGATTCAATGGCCTTGAATGTCGAAGAGTTCGATTTCCGGTCTTGTGTTCAGGACGTCGTGGATCGCTTAGAGCCGATGATTGTCAAGCAATCGGCATCGGTGGTGATGGAGATCCAGCCAACGGATTTGTCCTTGTCCGGAGATCGTTTTTATTGGACGCAGGTTATTTTCAACTTGATTGAGAATGCTTTAAAGCAAAACCCGGCTCCAGGACTTCGTGTGACCGTCAAGGGATACCGTAAGGATGGTGAGCTGATTGTGTCGGTATGTGATGACGGCGTCGGCATCCCTTCTGCCGATTTACCCTATATTTTCAAACGTTTTTATCGGGTTCAAAAGCACCACTCCCAAAGCGAAATCAAAGGGACGGGCCTAGGCCTGTCGATTGTGGTGCGGGCTGTGGAAGCCCATGGCGGGGATATCTCGGCAAGCTCGGTTCCCGGGCAGATGACTTGCTTTACGGTCAGGTTGCCCGGGGCGCCCGAGCTTTAG
- a CDS encoding response regulator transcription factor: MQTILIIEDEEDIAELVSFNLQRSDFEVELAHDGLRGLAKAKEGLPDLIVLDLMMPGMDGIALFKELRREASTRKIPVIMLTARGQTEDKIQGLELGADDYMTKPFSPKELVLRVKNLLKRSSHTESGAELVCGPFRFIKNSLLFYVDGERCDLTATEFKLMLYLCERKNVAQDRHDLLKDVMGYSGDVHSRTLDTHMKRLRRKLGERMDCLETMRGVGYRVKIDSE, encoded by the coding sequence ATGCAGACCATTTTAATCATCGAGGATGAAGAAGATATCGCGGAACTTGTTTCGTTTAATTTACAGCGCAGCGATTTTGAGGTTGAGTTGGCTCATGACGGATTGAGGGGGCTGGCCAAAGCCAAAGAAGGTTTGCCTGATCTGATCGTTCTGGATTTGATGATGCCGGGGATGGACGGGATCGCTTTGTTCAAAGAGTTGAGGCGGGAGGCCTCCACCCGAAAAATACCAGTGATCATGCTGACCGCCAGAGGCCAAACGGAGGATAAAATCCAGGGCCTTGAGCTGGGGGCTGATGATTATATGACCAAGCCTTTCAGCCCGAAAGAGTTGGTTCTTCGGGTGAAAAACCTATTAAAGCGGTCAAGTCACACGGAAAGTGGAGCTGAGCTGGTTTGTGGTCCGTTCCGCTTTATTAAAAACTCACTGCTTTTTTATGTGGATGGTGAGCGCTGTGATTTGACAGCCACGGAGTTCAAACTGATGCTTTATCTGTGTGAACGTAAAAATGTCGCTCAAGATCGTCACGATTTGTTGAAGGATGTGATGGGATACAGCGGGGATGTGCATAGTCGGACCTTGGATACTCACATGAAACGCTTGCGCCGTAAGCTTGGCGAGCGTATGGACTGTCTTGAAACGATGCGTGGTGTAGGATATCGCGTTAAAATTGACAGCGAATAG